A single region of the Lycium barbarum isolate Lr01 chromosome 2, ASM1917538v2, whole genome shotgun sequence genome encodes:
- the LOC132626097 gene encoding cullin-3A-like isoform X1, with protein sequence MSRNFQREAVKHKVVVDPKYADKTWKILEHAIHAIYNHNASELSMEELYRNAYSMVLHKFGEKLYSGLVSTITFHLQQISKSIESAQGDLFLEELNWQWADHNKAMQMIRDILMYMDRTFVPSTHKTSVHELGLNLWRDNIVRSSKIQPRLLSMLLGLILKERDGEVINRGLVRNIIKMLVDLGSSVYQEDFEKPLLQVPADFYRVESQRFIECCDCGDYLKKAEKCLNEESERVSHCLDPKTEAKITNLVEKEMIENHMPRLVHMENSGLVNMLLDDKYEDLRRMYNLFRRVPNGLATIRDVMTSHIREIGKQLVTDPEKLKDPVEFVQCLLNEKGKYDNVIILAFNNDKTFQNALNSSFEFFINLNPRSPEFISLFVDEKLRKGLKGVSEEDDEIILDKVMMLFRYLQEKDVFEKYYKQHLAKRLLSGKTVSDDAERSLIVKLKTECGYQFTSKFERLFTDMKTSQDTMQGFHTAYGAELGDGPGPTLVVQVLTWGLWPTQPSVTCNLPGELSALCEKFRSYYIGTHTGRRLSWQTNMGTADLKATLGKGQKHELNVSTYQMCVLMLFNNADRLMYKEIEQATEIPSSDLKRCLQSLSCVKGKNVIRKESMSKDIREDDAFFVNDKFTSKFYKVKIGTVVAQKESEPEKQETRQRVEEDRKPQIEAAIVRIMKSRKVLDHNNIIAEVTKQLQSRFLANPGEIKKRIESLIERDFLERDDADRRLYRYLA encoded by the coding sequence AAATGCTTATAGTATGGTGTTACACAAATTTGGTGAGAAGCTATATTCTGGACTTGTATCTACAATTACTTTCCATCTACAACAGATCTCTAAATCCATAGAGTCCGCTCAAGGTGATCTATTCTTGGAAGAGCTGAATTGGCAATGGGCAGATCATAATAAGGCAATGCAAATGATTCGGGACATTCTGATGTACATGGACAGGACCTTCGTTCCAAGTACCCACAAAACCTCTGTTCATGAGCTTGGGCTGAATCTTTGGCGGGATAACATAGTACGTTCGAGTAAGATTCAGCCGAGACTCTTGAGTATGCTTCTTGGACTTATACTCAAAGAACGGGATGGTGAAGTAATTAACCGGGGACTGGTGAGAAATATAATTAAGATGCTAGTGGATTTAGGATCATCTGTGTACCAGGAAGACTTTGAAAAACCCCTCCTTCAAGTACCAGCTGATTTTTACAGGGTCGAGTCTCAGAGGTTCATTGAATGTTGCGACTGCGGAGACTACCTCAAGAAAGCTGAAAAATGTTTAAACGAAGAATCTGAGAGGGTGTCACACTGCTTGGATCCAAAGACTGAAGCGAAGATCACTAATTTGGTGGAGAAAGAGATGATTGAGAACCATATGCCTAGGCTTGTCCATATGGAAAATTCAGGTTTGGTGaatatgcttcttgatgataaaTATGAAGATTTGAGAAGAATGTACAACTTATTCCGTAGAGTTCCGAATGGTCTTGCCACTATAAGGGATGTAATGACTTCTCACATCAGGGAGATTGGTAAACAGCTCGTTACTGATCCTGAGAAGCTGAAAGACCCTGTCGAATTTGTCCAGTGTCTCTTGAATGAGAAGGGTAAATATGATAACGTAATAATCTTGGCATTCAACAATGACAAGACTTTCCAAAATGCCTTAAACTCGTCTTTTGAATTCTTCATTAACCTAAATCCCCGTTCTCCCGAGTTTATTTCATTGTTTGTGGATGAAAAATTGCGAAAAGGCCTTAAAGGAGTCAGTGAGGAGGATGATGAAATTATTCTTGACAAGGTAATGATGCTCTTCCGTTACTTGCAAGAAAAAGATGTGTTTGAGAAGTACTATAAACAACACTTGGCAAAGCGACTGCTTTCAGGAAAAACAGTTTCCGATGATGCTGAGAGAAGTCTGATCGTTAAGCTGAAGACAGAATGTGGTTATCAGTTCACTTCCAAATTCGAGCGCTTGTTTACCGACATGAAAACATCTCAGGACACGATGCAAGGATTCCATACAGCATATGGTGCTGAATTGGGTGATGGCCCGGGCCCCACATTGGTTGTCCAGGTTCTCACGTGGGGATTGTGGCCTACTCAACCTAGTGTCACCTGCAATTTGCCAGGTGAACTGTCAGCTCTGTGTGAGAAGTTCCGGTCGTATTACATTGGGACCCACACGGGTCGAAGGTTATCCTGGCAGACAAACATGGGCACAGCTGATTTAAAAGCGACATTAGGAAAGGGCCAGAAGCATGAGCTCAATGTCTCTACTTACCAAATGTGTGTCCTCATGCTCTTTAATAATGCTGATCGGCTAATGTACAAGGAGATTGAACAGGCCACGGAGATCCCTTCATCTGATTTGAAACGGTGCTTGCAGTCCCTGTCATGCGTAAAGGGAAAGAACGTTATCCGGAAAGAATCGATGAGTAAGGATATCAGGGAGGATGATGCATTTTTTGTCAACGACAAATTTACAAGCAAATTTTACAAGGTGAAGATAGGAACTGTAGTTGCGCAGAAGGAATCCGAGCCTGAAAAGCAGGAGACACGTCAGAGGGTTGAAGAGGATAGAAAGCCCCAGATTGAAGCTGCTATAGTGAGGATCATGAAATCCAGGAAGGTATTAGATCACAACAATATCATTGCTGAAGTTACAAAGCAATTGCAATCTCGTTTCCTGGCAAATCCCGGGGAGATCAAGAAACGGATTGAGTCACTTATCGAGAGAGATTTCTTGGAAAGGGATGATGCAGATAGACGATTGTATCGCTACCTTGCATAA
- the LOC132626097 gene encoding cullin-3A-like isoform X2, with the protein MVLHKFGEKLYSGLVSTITFHLQQISKSIESAQGDLFLEELNWQWADHNKAMQMIRDILMYMDRTFVPSTHKTSVHELGLNLWRDNIVRSSKIQPRLLSMLLGLILKERDGEVINRGLVRNIIKMLVDLGSSVYQEDFEKPLLQVPADFYRVESQRFIECCDCGDYLKKAEKCLNEESERVSHCLDPKTEAKITNLVEKEMIENHMPRLVHMENSGLVNMLLDDKYEDLRRMYNLFRRVPNGLATIRDVMTSHIREIGKQLVTDPEKLKDPVEFVQCLLNEKGKYDNVIILAFNNDKTFQNALNSSFEFFINLNPRSPEFISLFVDEKLRKGLKGVSEEDDEIILDKVMMLFRYLQEKDVFEKYYKQHLAKRLLSGKTVSDDAERSLIVKLKTECGYQFTSKFERLFTDMKTSQDTMQGFHTAYGAELGDGPGPTLVVQVLTWGLWPTQPSVTCNLPGELSALCEKFRSYYIGTHTGRRLSWQTNMGTADLKATLGKGQKHELNVSTYQMCVLMLFNNADRLMYKEIEQATEIPSSDLKRCLQSLSCVKGKNVIRKESMSKDIREDDAFFVNDKFTSKFYKVKIGTVVAQKESEPEKQETRQRVEEDRKPQIEAAIVRIMKSRKVLDHNNIIAEVTKQLQSRFLANPGEIKKRIESLIERDFLERDDADRRLYRYLA; encoded by the coding sequence ATGGTGTTACACAAATTTGGTGAGAAGCTATATTCTGGACTTGTATCTACAATTACTTTCCATCTACAACAGATCTCTAAATCCATAGAGTCCGCTCAAGGTGATCTATTCTTGGAAGAGCTGAATTGGCAATGGGCAGATCATAATAAGGCAATGCAAATGATTCGGGACATTCTGATGTACATGGACAGGACCTTCGTTCCAAGTACCCACAAAACCTCTGTTCATGAGCTTGGGCTGAATCTTTGGCGGGATAACATAGTACGTTCGAGTAAGATTCAGCCGAGACTCTTGAGTATGCTTCTTGGACTTATACTCAAAGAACGGGATGGTGAAGTAATTAACCGGGGACTGGTGAGAAATATAATTAAGATGCTAGTGGATTTAGGATCATCTGTGTACCAGGAAGACTTTGAAAAACCCCTCCTTCAAGTACCAGCTGATTTTTACAGGGTCGAGTCTCAGAGGTTCATTGAATGTTGCGACTGCGGAGACTACCTCAAGAAAGCTGAAAAATGTTTAAACGAAGAATCTGAGAGGGTGTCACACTGCTTGGATCCAAAGACTGAAGCGAAGATCACTAATTTGGTGGAGAAAGAGATGATTGAGAACCATATGCCTAGGCTTGTCCATATGGAAAATTCAGGTTTGGTGaatatgcttcttgatgataaaTATGAAGATTTGAGAAGAATGTACAACTTATTCCGTAGAGTTCCGAATGGTCTTGCCACTATAAGGGATGTAATGACTTCTCACATCAGGGAGATTGGTAAACAGCTCGTTACTGATCCTGAGAAGCTGAAAGACCCTGTCGAATTTGTCCAGTGTCTCTTGAATGAGAAGGGTAAATATGATAACGTAATAATCTTGGCATTCAACAATGACAAGACTTTCCAAAATGCCTTAAACTCGTCTTTTGAATTCTTCATTAACCTAAATCCCCGTTCTCCCGAGTTTATTTCATTGTTTGTGGATGAAAAATTGCGAAAAGGCCTTAAAGGAGTCAGTGAGGAGGATGATGAAATTATTCTTGACAAGGTAATGATGCTCTTCCGTTACTTGCAAGAAAAAGATGTGTTTGAGAAGTACTATAAACAACACTTGGCAAAGCGACTGCTTTCAGGAAAAACAGTTTCCGATGATGCTGAGAGAAGTCTGATCGTTAAGCTGAAGACAGAATGTGGTTATCAGTTCACTTCCAAATTCGAGCGCTTGTTTACCGACATGAAAACATCTCAGGACACGATGCAAGGATTCCATACAGCATATGGTGCTGAATTGGGTGATGGCCCGGGCCCCACATTGGTTGTCCAGGTTCTCACGTGGGGATTGTGGCCTACTCAACCTAGTGTCACCTGCAATTTGCCAGGTGAACTGTCAGCTCTGTGTGAGAAGTTCCGGTCGTATTACATTGGGACCCACACGGGTCGAAGGTTATCCTGGCAGACAAACATGGGCACAGCTGATTTAAAAGCGACATTAGGAAAGGGCCAGAAGCATGAGCTCAATGTCTCTACTTACCAAATGTGTGTCCTCATGCTCTTTAATAATGCTGATCGGCTAATGTACAAGGAGATTGAACAGGCCACGGAGATCCCTTCATCTGATTTGAAACGGTGCTTGCAGTCCCTGTCATGCGTAAAGGGAAAGAACGTTATCCGGAAAGAATCGATGAGTAAGGATATCAGGGAGGATGATGCATTTTTTGTCAACGACAAATTTACAAGCAAATTTTACAAGGTGAAGATAGGAACTGTAGTTGCGCAGAAGGAATCCGAGCCTGAAAAGCAGGAGACACGTCAGAGGGTTGAAGAGGATAGAAAGCCCCAGATTGAAGCTGCTATAGTGAGGATCATGAAATCCAGGAAGGTATTAGATCACAACAATATCATTGCTGAAGTTACAAAGCAATTGCAATCTCGTTTCCTGGCAAATCCCGGGGAGATCAAGAAACGGATTGAGTCACTTATCGAGAGAGATTTCTTGGAAAGGGATGATGCAGATAGACGATTGTATCGCTACCTTGCATAA
- the LOC132628322 gene encoding uncharacterized protein LOC132628322 has translation MARGRRRKEQIQATVVQMATTTPIGQPRQNTAASNTGETTKQQSNTTTTGNPPVGEAENEIEQETAKWRMALILYVVGDSPSIGTITRFIGANWKFSYKPRIYYHNDGYFVVLFNSNADKEEVLFSGPHTINNKPLILRAWNPYFNFGDEVLRTIPLWIRFPNLPMNCWGGHTLSRIGSVLGCPVYADECTTSIERVSYARILVEMDVTRALPYTVKLQDPEGNIFIQEVEYDWKPSFCPKCLKIGHVCKPAPERKEPANERPRGPRPRANKMWVPNKAGDQIIQVATVAGDTMNVIKDASQTNNQVPPAQEANEAMQSQPIERGVTQAVSNYDQVLSTPPASPENVMQRKDATEPIRKNAKHTNLARVPQQLKPNTISQASIFSPLMDKINREILDMGLTTIHDQRTKGGTTNS, from the exons ATGGCACGAGGAAGGCGTCGGAAAGAACAGATCCAGGCGACGGTGGTGCAGATGGCCACCACGACTCCTATTGGACAACCAAGACAAAATACGGCTGCGTCGAACACGGGAGAAACCACCAAGCAACAGAGTAACACAACCACTACTGGAAACCCACCAGTAGGAGAAGCG GAGAATGAAATTGAGCAGGAAACTGCAAAATGGAGAATGGCACTAATTTTGTATGTGGTCGGTGATTCCCCATCTATTGGAACTATTACTAGATTTATAGGGGCCAATTGGAAATTCTCATACAAACCTAGAATTTACTATCACAATGATGGATATTTTGTTGTGCTGTTTAATAGTAATGCCGATAAAGAGGAAGTGTTATTTTCAGGACCCCATACTATCAACAATAAACCACTGATTCTGAGAGCTTGGAATCCATACTTTAACTTTGGGGATGAAGTACTCAGGACTATCCCACTCTGGATAAGATTTCCAAACTTGCCTATGAACTGCTGGGGTGGTCATACTCTGAGCAGGATTGGTAGTGTGCTGGGGTGCCCTGTCTACGCGGATGAATGTACGACTAGCATTGAGAGAGTGTCCTATGCTAGAATCCTGGTGGAAATGGATGTTACAAGGGCATTACCCTATACTGTTAAACTACAAGATCCAGAGGGGAATATCTTTATACAGGAAGTGGAATATGATTGGAAACCTAGTTTTTGTCCTAAATGCTTAAAGATAGGGCACGTATGCAAGCCTGCACCAGAAAGGAAGGAGCCTGCAAATGAGCGACCTAGAGGGCCGAGACCAAGAGCAAACAAAATGTGGGTGCCAAATAAGGCGGGTGACCAGATCATTCAAGTAGCTACAGTAGCAGGGGACACAATGAATGTAATAAAGGATGCTTCGCAAACTAACAACCAAGTGCCTCCTGCACAAGAGGCAAATGAGGCAATGCAGAGTCAACCTATTGAAAGAGGTGTGACACAAGCAGTTAGCAACTATGATCAGGTGCTATCTACTCCTCCTGCTTCACCTGAAAATGTAATGCAAAGAAAGGATGCAACTGAGCCTATTCGGAAGAATGCCAAACACACCAATTTAGCAAGAGTGCCACAGCAGTTGAAGCCTAATACTATAAGCCAGGCCAGTATTTTCAGTCCTTTGATGGATAAGATTAATAGAGAAATACTGGACATGGGGCTGACTACTATACATGATCAAAGGACCAAAGGGGGTACCACAAACTCTTAA